The Arvicanthis niloticus isolate mArvNil1 chromosome 2, mArvNil1.pat.X, whole genome shotgun sequence genome includes a window with the following:
- the Znf334 gene encoding zinc finger protein 334 encodes MDGSQRSISFKDLTVDFTREEWQCLGPAQRLLYRDVMLENYINLIAVGFHVSKPEVILKLEHGEEPWVAEDSSRQNHAKVDDPLEKDRKTQDKRLKQFSVVNNKTTPEKANLFEKTVALDTDSVPSGKMLRKYDPGGSSLKHNSGETVAKPSKANGKAAAEQDGSGKPALHTKADRSHSAAKRCKRNEVRDVKSRGEGLTQQQNMQSVSQPSEPHEGEQESASVAGTEGHPDRKRNECAECRKTFSKKSTLIVHLRIHTGERPYACNYCRKTFRIKASLTRHQRIHTGERPYKCKECGKAFIDKSALIVHQKIHGGEKSYECNECGKTFFRKSALAEHFRSHTGEKPYKCKECGNAFGKKSYLIVHQRTHRGEKPNECKECGKTFFCLSALTAHQRIHTGEKPYECKECEKTFFCQSALNVHLRSHTGEKPYKCRQCGKYLCTKSALVAHQVIHRGKKSFECNECGKLFYLKSTLTIHQRTHTGEKHSVLSKWSRPSTGKSSCGEQKRADVKENPPECHDHKRTAHKSSRRFAHKRTIWERPYECEECGRTYCRKSALRHHQKTHTGERPYECKECGKTFCQKVSFTEHQRTHTGEKPHKCKECGKYFRHKSAFTVHKRIHTGEKPYACNECGKSYRRLWTLTEHQKIHTGEKPYECNMCKKSFRHKSNFLLHQKTHKK; translated from the exons ATGGACGGTAGCCAG AGATCAATCTCCTTCAAGGACTTGACTGTGGACTTCACCCGTGAGGAATGGCAATGTCTGGGCCCTGCACAGCGTCTCCTCTACAGGGATGTCATGCTGGAGAACTACATTAACCTCATCGCGGTGG GGTTTCATGTTAGCAAACCAGAAGTGATCTTAAAACTGGAGCATGGAGAAGAGCCCTGGGTAGCGGAAGACTCGTCACGACAGAACCATGCAA AAGTTGATGATCCCTTAGAGAAGGACAGGAAAACACAAGACAAACGTTTGAAGCAATTTTCAGTCGTCAATAACAAAACGACGCCAGAAAAAGCCAATCTGTTTGAGAAAACGGTTGCTCTCGACACAGATAGTGTTCCTTCAGGAAAAATGCTCCGTAAATATGATCCAGGTGGAAGCAGCTTAAAACATAATTCAGGAGAAACCGTGGCAAAGCCAAGCAAAGCCAATGGGAAAGCGGCTGCTGAGCAGGATGGGAGTGGGAAGCCCGCGCTCCACACGAAGGCTGACAGAAGTCATTCTGCGGCAAAACGGTGCAAGCGTAATGAAGTCAGGGATGTTAAGAGTCGGGGTGAGGGTCTCACTCAGCAGCAGAATATGCAGTCTGTAAGTCAGCCCTCTGAACCTCATGAAGGTGAACAGGAGTCAGCCAGCGTCGCGGGGACCGAGGGGCATCCTGACCGGAAGCGAAATGAGTGTGCCGAGTGTAGGAAAACCTTCTCTAAGAAGTCTACTCTGATTGTGCATCTGAGGATCCACACGGGAGAGAGGCCCTACGCCTGTAATTACTGTAGGAAGACGTTCCGCATAAAGGCCAGCCTCACTCGGCACCAGCGGATCCACACCGGCGAGAGGCCTTACAAATGCAAGGAGTGCGGCAAAGCCTTCATTGACAAGTCTGCCCTCATCGTGCACCAGAAGATTCACGGAGGGGAGAAGTCCTACGAGTGTAACGAGTGTGGGAAGACCTTCTTCCGGAAGTCAGCCCTGGCTGAGCACTTCAGATCCCACACCGGGGAGAAGCCTTACAAATGCAAGGAGTGTGGGAATGCCTTTGGCAAAAAGTCGTACCTCATCGTGCACCAAAGAACTCACCGGGGCGAGAAGCCCAATGAGTGTAAGGAGTGCGGGAAGACCTTCTTCTGTCTGTCCGCCCTGACAGCACATCAGAGGATCCACACAGGGGAAAAGCCCTATGAGTGCAAGGAGTGTGAGAAGACCTTCTTCTGTCAGTCGGCCCTCAACGTGCACCTGAGGAGCCACACGGGCGAGAAGCCCTACAAGTGCCGCCAGTGCGGGAAGTATCTGTGCACCAAGTCTGCCCTGGTTGCGCATCAGGTCATTCACAGGGGAAAGAAGTCCTTCGAATGTAACGAGTGCGGGAAGCTTTTCTACCTGAAGTCGACCCTCACGATCCATCAGAGAACTCACACAGGAGAGAAGCACAGCGTGCTTAGTAAGTGGAGCCGACCGTCCACTGGGAAGTCCAGCTGCGGCGAGCAGAAAAGAGCGGACGTGAAGGAGAATCCACCCGAGTGTCACGACCACAAGCGAACCGCCCACAAGAGCTCACGCCGCTTTGCACACAAGAGAACCATATGGGAGAGACCTTACGAGTGTGAGGAGTGTGGGCGGACCTACTGCCGGAAGTCAGCTCTCAGGCACCACCAAAAGACACACACGGGAGAGAGGCCCTACGAGTGTAAAGAGTGTGGGAAGACCTTCTGCCAGAAGGTCTCCTTCACCGAGCACCAGCGGACTCACACTGGGGAGAAACCACACAAATGCAAAGAATGTGGGAAGTATTTCCGCCACAAGTCAGCATTCACAGTGCATAAGAGaatccacacaggagagaaaccgtACGCCTGTAACGAATGTGGGAAAAGCTACCGCCGGCTCTGGACTCTGACTGAACATCAGAAAATACACACAggggagaaaccctatgaatgtaacatGTGTAAGAAATCATTTCGCCACAAATCAAACTTCCTTTTGCATCAGAAAACTCACAAGAAGTAA